The following nucleotide sequence is from Acetivibrio cellulolyticus CD2.
CTTTGTTCAAATATTTGGATACCGCTTTCTGTTACTTTTTTAGCAAGAGGCAGCAAAAACTTGCGTGGATGAAACTGAGCCTGGTTATCAAATCGTATAGCTGCCTTGATAGGAATAGAAAAGGGTATTTCATCCACATAGGCTGCTTTTATGCCTAAAGAGGTGGCTACTTTAACTTCATCGCTTATCTTATTTACATAGTTATCATCTTGGGTAAAGGCATAGGCGGATTCGGGAACAAAATCACATTCTATATTATTTTCGCTTGCTATCTTTTCAATCATCCTAATTGCTGTTTCGTTTGCATCGGCATACTGTTTTGCATATTCCTCATTCATTAGGCTTTTTATTTTACTATAAATCAATTCGTGCTGTGATGTGACTTTGGCTGTGGTGTGACCGGTTGTTCCCTGCAGAATATGATCAGCTTCTAAGATTGCAGCCTTAATGCCATGTTTGCTAAGCATGTATGCTGTTGAGATACCTGCAAATCCGCCGCCAATAATAGCTATATCAACTTTTATATCTTCGTTTAAAACCGGATACTCCGGTTGCTGTGTGGAGGCCATCCAATAAGATTGAGGAGGCTTTTTAAAATTCTTTTGCTCTTCTATATTCATATATAGTTTTTCTCCTTCTAAATAATATGCAATTTATAAATTTACTTTATATTTTTTACTGATAAATAGTAATTATTCGATTTTAAGCACTTCTAAAGGTAAAAAAATAGTAATGGCTTAAAGTAGTAAGTGTAGCACATTATGTAAAGTCAACATAATATAAAACATAGCATGAATTTTTAGGAGGATTTATTATGCTTTCAAGTATGGAGTTTGTTCGTCAGTCATTAGAGATACATCTTTTTTTTGCAAGAATTATGAAAGAACACTCATTTTTCCTTCAGACAGCATTTACATCAAGGGATATAAACTTTATTGCGCAAGCAGACCGCTTCAGAATGGAGTTTGACAGACTTTTAGGAGAAGTTGTTTCGCTTTCTAATGGTGTTGTTAGCCCGGATGTACTTTTATCGGGTGAAGTATTTACGCAATATACACTTAACGCAGAAATGGCTTCTTCATATTTTACAGGAGTGCAGATTCCAACTGGAATAACACAAGCAGAAGCTGGGTTAATGGGTGGAGGAATTGTGGCAATTAACCGGGCGCTTGAAGAAAGAGTATCTTTGATTAATCAAAGGGCTATGGGGTTATTAGCCGGGTTAATACAGTTTAAAGCTTCAATTTTATCTAATGTTCTAACCTGTAAAATGTTTACAAATAACTATCCCTTACTTATAGATCATATTATGAGGGAAGCTAAGCTGTACTTACGGACTATCCAAAAGCTTCAAAACAGAGAAAATTTAGATATCATAAGTGAAGCTATGGCGCAGGAATTATTCTGGAATAAAATTATGGCAGAACATGCAAAGTTTATTCGTGGGTTGCTTGACCCGACAGAGGAAAAGTTGTTTGATACAGCAAACAATTTTGGAAATGAGTTTGACAAATTGACAGAGGAAGCAAAGGCAGCAATGGATATGACTGTACCGTTTACAAAAGTTACAGATGACAGTCTTAAAGCAACAGAAGAAATTCGGAATTTTAAAGTACAAGGCACAGAAGGAATACTCCAGTGTAAGATTAAGTCAATCATTATTCCATTACTGGCCGATCATACAGTACGTGAAGCAAGTCACTTCTTAAGGTTATTAAAAACATTCAAGAAACAATACTAAGTAATGCTGAAGCGAAACGACTAGCCTGGGTTGCATAGGCGAGCAGTGTAGCGAAGCGAAACGACCAGCCTGGGTTGCATAGGCGAGCAGTGTAGCGAAGCGAAACGACCAGCCTGGGTTGCATAAACAAATAATAAAGGACTAAAGCTGGATATACTTATCTCTTAATGGAAAGGGCAAAAATCTTGCCCTTTTCCTATGCTTGCTAATAAGGTGAACTAAGAAAAAAAGTATAAAGTGAGCTGCAGCTTTTCTAATTATATAAAAAAATGCATATGCTATTACTAAAGTAATTTGCAGCTTATTCTTGAAACGGAGGAGAGGACTTGGACTTAATAACTATAATATTAACAGCTGTAGGTCTCGCAATGGATGCTTTTGCAGTTTCCATATCATGCGGACTGGCAGATGCAAAAAATACTTCGCGTAATGCTTTAAATGCGGGAATTGCATTTGGACTTTTTCAGGGTGGAATGACGGCGGGCGGGTGGCTTGCAGGTTATTCGTTCAGGGCATGGATTGAGAATATCGATCATTGGGTTGCCTTTGCGTTGCTTGGGATTATTGGTGCTAAGATGATATGGGAAGCATTTGAAGGGGAAAATGAATGTATTATGCTTACAAGTCTTAAAGTTCTTATTACCCTTGCAGTTGCAACGAGTATAGATGCTCTTGCTGTAGGGATTAGCCTCTCGGCTTTAAAAATAGATATAGTATTACCGGCAGTAATGATTGGTGTAATAACTTTTGCGTTATCTTATTTTGGTGTGTTCTTAGGAAAAATGATCGGGTGCAATAGCAAATTCAAAAAATATATTGATATGCTTGGAGGAGTAATTCTTGTAGGTATAGGTTTGAAAATATTGCTTGAACATGTTTTGTGATATATATAAATAGAAATGATATGCTCTCTCTTGATATTTTGAGTAAATTCGATTTTATTAGTATTTTGTTAACAAATTATGTCTGGTAGGAATAATATAAAATAGGAAATAGTGTGTCAAGAGATGGTAGCTATGTATAAGATTATGATTGATCCTGGTCACGGCGGTAAAGACAGAGCAAACAGAGGACCGACAGGGTATGTTGAGGCTGATGGCGTTTTGGATATATCACTAAAACTTAAGGATGAATTGGTAGCTACAGGGGCATTTGAAGTAAAGCTCACTAGAGAAACTGATGCAACCTTAGGAGTCAGAGCTCGTGGTAAAATGGCTGCTTCATGGGGAGCGGATATGTTTATATCTGAGCATACGAATTCCTCAGGATTGGCAAGCAACACTACTGTTAGAGGTACAGAGGTATATACCAGTGTTGATTTAAAGGATGATGCTCTTGGAGCTGAAATGGCAAAAGCTGTAGCTGAGTCAATAGGGACAAAAAATATTGGTGCCAAAAAACGGAAGAGTAATAATAATCCGGAAGAGGACTATTATGCTGTAATTGACGAAGCACAGGATGGAGGAGTTGCACATATTCTTTTGATAGAAAGTGCCTTTCATGACAACAAAGATGATGAAGCACTGCTAAAGGATGATGGCAAGAGAGCTGCTATAGCCAAAGCTCAGGCTGCGGTTATTTGTAAATTTTATGGGGTTTCAGTTGAGGAGGAGAAGAAATTGAACTGGAGGCAAAAAATTGTTCAAGAGGCTTTGGATTTAGGGCTTATAACAGACAAAACATGGGTGGACAAAGCAGATGAAACTTCTTCAATATGGTTTGTTTGTGCAATAGCCATAAGCATGTACAAGAAATTAAAAGGATAATTAAAAATGGAAAATGGAGCCGGGCTTTAAGTCTGGCTCCTAATAATTTGAGGAATTTGCAAAGAAAATAAAATGATATGGCAGAGCTAAATCTTTGTTGGCAGTGCGTTTCAACCTTTGAGCTTACTACATTGTATGAATTCGGAAATACTCCGTGATTTTATTGTGGTGGGTGACATTTACTACAAGATGTAAAGCCTTGACTCTTTGCATCATCCAAGCTGATAGATATTTTACTTTTCTTTAGATATTGGCAACTCTCAGTATGATATTTGTCTCCAGACTTTGTAACATAGACAGTAATTTCTTTCTTTTCAACGCTGGCAGTTTGTTTTTTTGAATTATCTGTTGAAACAGTATCAGTTACTCTATTATCTTGAGTCTTTTCCGGGGGAGCTTGTGATTTTACCGGAGAAGCCTTTTTATCAAACTTGATTGTGTTCCCATCGCTTGTAGCTACTATAGTTCCTGATTTGTCGGTGCGAAACAATTCAACTCCATAGGTTTTAAGCCTGTTTAATATCAAATTGTCCGGATGGTTATAGTTGTTGTTTTCTCCAACGCTGATTACAGCATATTTAGGGGAAACCTTTTTTAGAAATAACGCCCCTGTTGAATACCCACTTCCATGATGACCTACTTTTAACACATCAGCTTTAAGGTCAATACCTGCCGAAAGCATTTCTTTTTCCGAAATGCTTTCCGAATCACCGGTAAAAAGAAAAGATGTATTATTGTAAGTCATTTTAATTACTGCAGAATAATTATTTATATCATCGTAACTGTCCTTGTTTGGAGCAAGTATTTCAGTTTTTAAAGTGCTGTCAAAGTTAACATTAACTCCAGCTTTGGCAGTTGTTACTGTTAATCCCTTGTTTCTTATTGCGGCCCATACATCTTCAAATGCATCGGACTTGCTGGAGACCTTTGGCATATAAATTTTTTCAATACTAAAGTTATTTATTACCGTATCAAGCCCACCTAAATGATCTTCATGAGGATGAGTTCCAACTACTACACTGATTTTGTTTATACCTTGTGATTTGATATATGATGTAACTAAATTGCCGTCATCGTTTTCACCTGCATCAATCAGCATTGCTTTGTTTTCAGGTGTTTGGATCAGAATACTGTCAGCTTGGCCGACATCAATAAAATGTACTCTTAACTGTCCGTTAACAGCTGTAGAATCAGGTAATGCAGTTTGTTCTGAAGGTTTA
It contains:
- a CDS encoding DUF2935 domain-containing protein: MLSSMEFVRQSLEIHLFFARIMKEHSFFLQTAFTSRDINFIAQADRFRMEFDRLLGEVVSLSNGVVSPDVLLSGEVFTQYTLNAEMASSYFTGVQIPTGITQAEAGLMGGGIVAINRALEERVSLINQRAMGLLAGLIQFKASILSNVLTCKMFTNNYPLLIDHIMREAKLYLRTIQKLQNRENLDIISEAMAQELFWNKIMAEHAKFIRGLLDPTEEKLFDTANNFGNEFDKLTEEAKAAMDMTVPFTKVTDDSLKATEEIRNFKVQGTEGILQCKIKSIIIPLLADHTVREASHFLRLLKTFKKQY
- a CDS encoding MBL fold metallo-hydrolase, which gives rise to MKRLLSTLLFIVLFLNLTGCAPKTDLKTNPTSQQLQTTTSSSPSQIEEPVTEIPRALATSTAKPSEQTALPDSTAVNGQLRVHFIDVGQADSILIQTPENKAMLIDAGENDDGNLVTSYIKSQGINKISVVVGTHPHEDHLGGLDTVINNFSIEKIYMPKVSSKSDAFEDVWAAIRNKGLTVTTAKAGVNVNFDSTLKTEILAPNKDSYDDINNYSAVIKMTYNNTSFLFTGDSESISEKEMLSAGIDLKADVLKVGHHGSGYSTGALFLKKVSPKYAVISVGENNNYNHPDNLILNRLKTYGVELFRTDKSGTIVATSDGNTIKFDKKASPVKSQAPPEKTQDNRVTDTVSTDNSKKQTASVEKKEITVYVTKSGDKYHTESCQYLKKSKISISLDDAKSQGFTSCSKCHPPQ
- a CDS encoding N-acetylmuramoyl-L-alanine amidase family protein, with the translated sequence MYKIMIDPGHGGKDRANRGPTGYVEADGVLDISLKLKDELVATGAFEVKLTRETDATLGVRARGKMAASWGADMFISEHTNSSGLASNTTVRGTEVYTSVDLKDDALGAEMAKAVAESIGTKNIGAKKRKSNNNPEEDYYAVIDEAQDGGVAHILLIESAFHDNKDDEALLKDDGKRAAIAKAQAAVICKFYGVSVEEEKKLNWRQKIVQEALDLGLITDKTWVDKADETSSIWFVCAIAISMYKKLKG
- a CDS encoding manganese efflux pump MntP, with the translated sequence MDLITIILTAVGLAMDAFAVSISCGLADAKNTSRNALNAGIAFGLFQGGMTAGGWLAGYSFRAWIENIDHWVAFALLGIIGAKMIWEAFEGENECIMLTSLKVLITLAVATSIDALAVGISLSALKIDIVLPAVMIGVITFALSYFGVFLGKMIGCNSKFKKYIDMLGGVILVGIGLKILLEHVL